A single genomic interval of Cucumis sativus cultivar 9930 chromosome 7, Cucumber_9930_V3, whole genome shotgun sequence harbors:
- the LOC101206834 gene encoding O-fucosyltransferase 13 isoform X2: MRRDLCDGVGIARLLNATLVLPKFEVAAYWNESSGFADVFDVDHFIGQMNGYVKVAKELPPEFASKEPYHVDCSKRKGQFDYIESVLPSLLEHHYISITPAMSQRRDRYPQYAKAALCQVCYNGLRLAKSVEKKARELLEAIPKPFLSLHLRFEPDMVAYSQCEYKGLSPTSLEAIEATRGDRKPWTGQLAEIWRKRGKCPLTPRETALIFQALHIPTNTNIYLAAGDGLMELEGFTSVYTNVVTKSSFLSNNDFSSMHGNTKAALDYYVSINSDYYVATFFGNMDKMVAAMRAFNGKQKTLFLSRRAFAEFTYKGLEGKELDQALWKTHRDDFSMGRGSALSDCFCEFKL; encoded by the exons ATGAGAAGAGAT TTGTGTGATGGAGTTGGAATAGCACGGCTGTTGAATGCAACCTTGGTTTTGCCAAAGTTTGAAGTGGCTGCATATTGGAACGAATCTAG TGGTTTTGCAGATGTATTTGATGTTGACCATTTCATTGGTCAGATGAATGGTTATGTAAAAGTTGCCAAAGAGTTACCCCCAGAATTTGCGTCCAAAGAGCCATATCATGTGGATTGCAGCAAACGCAAAGGACAGTTTGACTATATTGAAAGTGTCCTTCCTTCCCTATTGGAACatcattatatttcaataactCCAGCAATGAGCCAGAGAAGGGACAG GTATCCCCAGTATGCAAAAGCTGCCCTTTGTCAGGTTTGTTACAACGGTTTACGCCTTGCTAAATCGGTGGAGAAGAAAGCCAGGGAGCTTCTAGAAGCCATACCAAaaccctttctctctcttcatcttcGTTTCGAGCCAGATATGGTGGCTTACAGCCAATGTGAATATAAAGGACTATCTCCTACTTCTCTAGAAGCAATCGAAGCAACTCGGGGAGATAGAAAACCATGGACTGGACAGTTGGCTGAAATATGGAGGAAGAGGGGGAAATGTCCTCTCACACCCCGTGAGACAGCCCTCATATTTCAAGCGCTTCATATTCCAACTAACACAAACATTTACTTGGCTGCTGGTGATGGTTTGATGGAGCTAGAAGGCTTTACATCAGTTTATACCAATGTAGTAACTAAGTCTAGTTTCCTCAGTAACAACGATTTCTCGAGCATGCATGGGAACACAAAAGCTGCGCTGGATTATTATGTGTCAATTAACAGTGACTACTATGTAGCCACGTTCTTTGGTAATATGGACAAAATGGTTGCAGCAATGCGAGCGTTCAACGGTAAGCAGAAGACATTGTTTTTAAGTAGACGAGCGTTTGCAGAGTTCACTTACAAGGGGCTTGAGGGGAAGGAGCTAGACCAAGCCTTGTGGAAGACTCATAGAGATGATTTTTCCATGGGCAGGGGATCCGCATTATCCGACTGTTTTTGTGAGTTCAAATTGTGA
- the LOC101206834 gene encoding O-fucosyltransferase 13 isoform X1, whose amino-acid sequence MFLVSVKPFFSVLLVTLSLSFAVLLLSPPSSFFSNTSFSFTNRRGYTDIWSVRRIVEWRPCKWWLRGHLPALPADTNGYIRVDCYGGLNQMRRDLCDGVGIARLLNATLVLPKFEVAAYWNESSGFADVFDVDHFIGQMNGYVKVAKELPPEFASKEPYHVDCSKRKGQFDYIESVLPSLLEHHYISITPAMSQRRDRYPQYAKAALCQVCYNGLRLAKSVEKKARELLEAIPKPFLSLHLRFEPDMVAYSQCEYKGLSPTSLEAIEATRGDRKPWTGQLAEIWRKRGKCPLTPRETALIFQALHIPTNTNIYLAAGDGLMELEGFTSVYTNVVTKSSFLSNNDFSSMHGNTKAALDYYVSINSDYYVATFFGNMDKMVAAMRAFNGKQKTLFLSRRAFAEFTYKGLEGKELDQALWKTHRDDFSMGRGSALSDCFCEFKL is encoded by the exons ATGTTTCTTGTTTCAGTGAAGCCATTCTTTAGCGTTCTTCTTGTCACTCTTTCTTTGTCCTTCGCGGTGCTTCTTTTGTCGCCCCCCTCTTCGTTTTTCTCCAATACTTCATTCTCTTTTACTAACCGAAG AGGCTACACGGATATATGGAGTGTTCGAAGGATAGTAGAGTGGAGGCCTTGCAAGTGGTGGCTTCGAGGTCACCTACCTG CTCTACCTGCTGATACCAATGGATATATACGAGTGGATTGCTATGGTGGGCTCAATCAGATGAGAAGAGAT TTGTGTGATGGAGTTGGAATAGCACGGCTGTTGAATGCAACCTTGGTTTTGCCAAAGTTTGAAGTGGCTGCATATTGGAACGAATCTAG TGGTTTTGCAGATGTATTTGATGTTGACCATTTCATTGGTCAGATGAATGGTTATGTAAAAGTTGCCAAAGAGTTACCCCCAGAATTTGCGTCCAAAGAGCCATATCATGTGGATTGCAGCAAACGCAAAGGACAGTTTGACTATATTGAAAGTGTCCTTCCTTCCCTATTGGAACatcattatatttcaataactCCAGCAATGAGCCAGAGAAGGGACAG GTATCCCCAGTATGCAAAAGCTGCCCTTTGTCAGGTTTGTTACAACGGTTTACGCCTTGCTAAATCGGTGGAGAAGAAAGCCAGGGAGCTTCTAGAAGCCATACCAAaaccctttctctctcttcatcttcGTTTCGAGCCAGATATGGTGGCTTACAGCCAATGTGAATATAAAGGACTATCTCCTACTTCTCTAGAAGCAATCGAAGCAACTCGGGGAGATAGAAAACCATGGACTGGACAGTTGGCTGAAATATGGAGGAAGAGGGGGAAATGTCCTCTCACACCCCGTGAGACAGCCCTCATATTTCAAGCGCTTCATATTCCAACTAACACAAACATTTACTTGGCTGCTGGTGATGGTTTGATGGAGCTAGAAGGCTTTACATCAGTTTATACCAATGTAGTAACTAAGTCTAGTTTCCTCAGTAACAACGATTTCTCGAGCATGCATGGGAACACAAAAGCTGCGCTGGATTATTATGTGTCAATTAACAGTGACTACTATGTAGCCACGTTCTTTGGTAATATGGACAAAATGGTTGCAGCAATGCGAGCGTTCAACGGTAAGCAGAAGACATTGTTTTTAAGTAGACGAGCGTTTGCAGAGTTCACTTACAAGGGGCTTGAGGGGAAGGAGCTAGACCAAGCCTTGTGGAAGACTCATAGAGATGATTTTTCCATGGGCAGGGGATCCGCATTATCCGACTGTTTTTGTGAGTTCAAATTGTGA